The Juglans regia cultivar Chandler chromosome 1, Walnut 2.0, whole genome shotgun sequence nucleotide sequence taacaatataaaattttaaatatgttattaacacttgttaatattctatgaattaataaatacataatatcaattagttaattatatagtaattatataaattaataatataattttcatctaatttattatcattaaccatataaatttttttttattgaatttgttacataatccacattaacaagtcactcaatttaatttagtattttaaataaatttttttattaattatttgaaaaaaaaaatcagaccgaCTGGATCGGACCGAGAGCTATCGGTCCAGTCCGATTCTTTTGGGTGTTCAGTCCGATCTgatctgaaaaaataataaactaaaaatatttaatccaTCACCAAATCGAATCGAATTAGATTAGACCGAACCGTTTGCCGCCCTAAATTCATTGGCCACACGTCAAAATGAACGGTCAAcatcttaaaaacaaaaacctatCCCAACAACATGccaaatcataaaaattaaaaaaataaaactcactaGCCTGTCATGTCAAAAGGAGCTTCATTTCCACGTAATCAAAACACATGTCCTACTTTTGCAATTTGCAACATACTCAATCTgcgtaagaaaaaaaaaataaaaataaaaagttaaaaatgaaataacgaactaaaatttaaaaaatcagaaCAAAAATCTCTGAATTGAAATATTCTCAACTTAAATTGgagtaattttgaattttgaatttttatttttttgagctgttttttttttaaatttttttaattgtgttacatttaatattagtattattaatttattaatattatttatcatataaatgACGAGAACTTGATGGGTAGAGCAATTAGACTACTCGGTATATACCACGGTATTGTTTTTCCGAGGAATGTACATGAATAATcagtttaaaataaattatgaaaaaaactaCTACGCGGTCTCAAAGTTATTGTTCCATTTGATTGCtaggaaaaattattattattatttcttttgcttaatgatgaataaaataattttaactgtattggtatatatttttttattttttaaatatatttaaatatattaaaaaaagataaataacaaaaattacaaaaataactatCAGTAACATGCGACAGAGTAGCACaactcataaataaaatgagaagagataataaataaataaataaataattatactcAGAAGCCTTTATGCCACATTCTATACTCGTGTCATACTTTAAGAGCCGGTTTGGATCTCATtacaattcataaattttaattcacaaatcttattattattcataaattatatcaactcatctcatttcatttctcaaTCTAAACTATACCTaagttagaaaataattttaaattttagaaatcaaattatattatgtatatagtGTGTTGTGTATAAAAAAGTCTTAGGAGAAGTTTAgattcaaaactcatctcaacttaactcatctcattttatcattacaattttctcaaatttccacataaaatataataaataatttaacttttcaaattccaaaacaatttttttaaattctcataccaaatataataaataattcaacttttattctaccatttataaataatctcaatctatctcaacttatctctaaatctaaacatattcttacatatttaaaatttaaattaaaataaaaaataaaaaaaaatgaattgaagtcctttgaattttaaaaaatattttatcttattttatctcattattataattttttttatattttaatataaaatataaaaaataatttaatttttatcaattttaaaataataataatattaaaaaattattttaataatattttatttaaattttacttttatttcgATTCACCTAACACCAATCCGAAGATGTGACGGAAGGATACATGTACCATTTCTCTGGAAAACAGATAGATATGATACGGGCGAAGAGTGATGACTCATGAGCGAGTATTTAGAGCCAGGGCCATCGATTCGAGCAGTCCCTATCGGCCTCTGAAACCAAAATACTATCCTCCTCACTCTCAGTTCCCACTCACTTACTCCCTATCGGCCTCTTAACATTAAATAATCTCGAACGAAAAAATGTTAATTCTCAGAGCCGCGTTTCTCAGTCCAAGTACAATCATGACCCTCTCCCTAATCATGCCATGCATTACtgatctcactctctctctcacacacttTATCTCTCTCTTGTCAAAATTACACATCAACATTTCTGTGTGATTCAATTAATTAACTGGTTAATAAACTGAAGGGTCCTATTCGAGGCAGTTCCACAAACACGACTTTTTCTGCtgcttcttttctttgtttcgcTGTTAGCTTTAACTCGGCTATGATCCCTATAGTTTCATTGGTGACTTTCCCTTTAAGATGAGAGATAAGGAGCAGCAATCGAAGTACCACGAACGcattcaaaacaaacaaaaaccctTGTGAGTTTTAGCAAAGGAAACAATGAAAGATGCAACATAAGGCATAAAACCAAACCAACAACGAAACTAAATTCCGTCTGGTTCTTGTCTAAGGTTCCTTTCAATCTACCAAGTCTTTCCTGCTGGGCCCATTTGTCAAATATGGGTGACAAGGGAGACACAAGCAAGAAGCAGCCGCAACAACAACCACCGCCACCGCAACAAAAACAGCAGCAAATTTCGTCTTCTCCCAAAGACCCGCTTGAGGAATCGACAGAAACAAGACCGCACCATCACCAACAGTCTCCTCCGGTTGTCGCCACCGGAGCTTCCCCGTTTATCTCTGCCCCTCTTTATCCTCCGACCGGCGCAACTTCTTCCCCGTTTGAGCAACAATTTGAGGTTGTGAATCCTAAGAGACCGAGATACACAGGCCAATGGAAGCTTCTACCGTCCCCAACTTCACAGCCAAAACAGACGCAGTTGGCTATACTAAGCACCGAATCCAGCCCATCACCAACGTGTCACGCAACCAACCCGCAAACCCAACAACCCCACACCACGGCCGCTTCCTCCTCAGATACTGCTTCGTCTCCACCGCGCTCTCCTTTGCCTTCTTTGTCGGCTGCCTCTGGCCAGGACACAAACAAGCTGTCAGAGGGAGAGCAAGTTCACCATCAAATCAGAAAAGGGAAATATGTAAGCCCCGTCTGGAAACCAAACGAGATGCTTTGGTTAGCTAGAGGTTGGAGGATTCAGTACCAAGGTGGGTCTGACGTGTCTGGGTCATCGTCAAGACCGGAGCAATTAGAGAGTGGTCAGACAAGAGGTAAAACTAGAGCCGATAAGGATAGAGAAGTTGCTGATTTTCTTCAAAGACATGGGATCAATAGGGACGCTAAAACAGCTGGAACGAAGTGGGATAATATGTTGGGGGAATTCCGGAAGGTGTATGAGTGGGAGAGAGGGGGTGAGAGAGAGCAAGTTGGAAAGAGTTACTTTAGGCTTTCTCCTTATGAGAGGAAGCTCCATAGATTACCCGCTTCATTTGATGAAGAAGTTTTTGAAGAGCTTTCGCAATTCATGGGGTCTAGAATGAGAACTTCTCAAGTTAGTAGGGGAAGTCTTGGAATTGTCGGCATGGATGATAGTCGGTCAGCTCTCTCGGGGGCAAGACCTCTGCCTCCACCACCTCCGTTCAAAGAAGACGAGCTTCCTTCCTCAGGTTTCCTTTTAAGATCAAGAATAAATTTCCATTTTCTAGCTTTCCCTTTAGTCTTGGGTATGTGTTTAACATTgaaagttttaagttttattcCTTCTCTTTTCTAGAGTAAGAATTTAGCGGTGAAAACTTCAGCAACAAAATCTTAATTCTATCCTCTTCTCTTCTTATCAGTTACGGAACAAAACTGATTTGTTGTCTTGTGCAGCTCGGGCAAAACAATTGGTTATAAGCGGTGGAAGCGAACCTTTATTCCATGGTACCAGGGGTACCTTGCTAGGGTTTGAGCCTTCTCTAGAAATTGTAAGCGCTTCGTCTTCGAAAGAGCTTCGTCGAATTGGAAAGATACGAATGACGTGGGAAGAATCAGTGAGCCTATGGGCCGAAGAAGGTGAGCACCTCAGGGGGAGAGTGAGGCTACAAGGCTCCAGTTTTTTGAAGGCAGATGAGCTCAGTTTCTTTGACGATGTCATGGTGCCCAGCACCATGGAAGCCTTTGAAGATGGCCCTCTCAGAGGCTTTTCTGTGGACAGATTCGTTTCTGGACAACAAATCAAAGTCTTCGGCAGAAGAAAGTCTTCACCTTCCACAGCTTCTTCTGGTACAAACTAAAATCTGTTGGTCAATATTTTTGCTCTTCTAAACAATCTAGGAAACAGTCTAACGAGTCTCCAACTCATGCCAGGCCTGACCGAGAGACTCCCGCTTCCCTTCACCGAGCCCTCTATAAGATGTAAgcagaatttaattatttgccAACAATTATAAAGTCGTCAACTTCCAATCTTGTAGTGATAACATGTAATATCTCTGTTCAAATATTTCTGCGGCTGTTTTTTAGTAAATCTATACATTCATTCACGGGTAGGTTCAATTTACGATACAGTATGCATATGCTATGATCTGTCTGGGTGCAGCTATTCAACCATGGGAATTTCAAGATCCATCTGAGTACTACGTAGGATGCCTTCGAGTTCCACCACCGACATTACCAAACTTGTTTGAGCTGTCATGGCACTTACAAGAGCCACCACCTGAAGAACTGCGTTTTCCACTGCGAAGAGATGTTTATCGGGACTTACCACAAGAGAAAGAGCTTTTCTTTACTACCTCTCCCGAATTGTTGGACTGTAGAGCCATCACATACGATATTCTAAGCCCAATAATGCGAACAAACCCTACTATCAGTGTTGCCAATGCTACATCTAGAGACACTTTTATTGGCCTCTGGGATGATTGCATTAACAGGATTGTGTCCAAATTCTGTCCGGTTGAAATGGTTGTCATAAGAAAACCCTCTTCAGCATCGGAGGAGATGTTGCAGGATCAATGGCCAAATGTGACTGGTTTTGTGAGGAACTTCTGCTTATGGAGAGGAGAGGAGGCTGATCAATTAAGGGATGGAACTTTAGACCCCTCATCTTCAGTCGTGGAAAAGCTTCTGTGGACGTATATGGATCTTCCTTACATATTGGGTTACTACGCTGTTGGCTATTTGGTAACTTTTTGCGCATTAAGCCGCGGACAGGACCGGATTATCCGAACAGATTTGTTCTCATTAGACCTATCTTCGCCGGTTGAGAGACTCAAAGCCCTAGTCCCATGTTACAGAGTTGCTGGGTTATTGCCATTGCTGGCTGAGAGGTGCTTAAACAACATGAAGAATGGAGGCAACTACAAGCTATTTGCTTACAGTGATTTTGAGAGGGTTGATATGGGTAACGGAATTATCCTTGAAATGACACCAAACACTGTAACTAGATTTTTCTCAAGCAAAAGAAAATGGGCTGCAGTGAAGGAAATCTACGATTTTCTCGATCACCGAATCCCACATGCGGAATTCATCTTCCGATCATCGGAAAGGGATATGGCGCTGGCGTTTAAGCCAAGAGGGTGCAAATTTAAGCCTGCCAATTGTGATCAACTCGTAGAGGCTCTAAAGTACGTGACCAAGGCTTTGGTAGCACTACATGACCTATCTTTCATGCATAGAGACTTGGGATGGGACAAAGTGATGCGGCGAAACGACAGGGAAAACGAGTGGTTCGTGTGCGGGTTCGACGAAGCAGTGGGTGCACCACAAATATATCCACATGGGGTGGCAGTAGAGGCGGCGCGTGTGAGGAACGCGCCAGAGATGGGAAGGGGACTGCATGGGGTGAAAGTTGACGTATGGGGTGTTGGGTATTTGATAAAAACGTGTGGCTTGACTGGGGTTCCAAAGATGCTCAGAGAGCTTCAAAACCGGTGCTTGGACCAGAACCCAGAGCAGAGGCCAACTGCAGCGGACTGCTATCACCACCTGCTTCAGCTGCAGTCATCTCTGTCTGCTGGAGGGTACTGATTTGATTGATACGGTGTTTAATGGGGGCAggcttttatgttttttctttctttttttctggcTTCGGAGAGcgttcttttaattttgataccTTAAAAATGGACGTAGTGCTTTACAGGTTCTGGGATTTTTGGAGAAGAAATGGCGGCTGATGCCGGGTAAAGTGGCTTCTAGATTGTTTGATTTGTATTGATTTGTATGGTTTGTTCCATCAAATCAAATCAGAAGTTAATACCGATGTGCAAGTAGTGCAACAGTGGTTTCGGTTTTCTACTGTACATCTCGTTATTGGGATAAAGAATCAAAGATACCACATTGTTTGGATATATGGCTGAcgatgcatgcatgtttgttaAAGTGGATTTTGCATATATAACCTTGATTGCAAATGCTTCAATACGTCTACGTACAAACTTTActtaaatatcttaatttttgcattttcttcttcacatATTAGTTGATTCCATTCTTGGGGATCACTACTGGCTAGGACTTACGAGGCCTGGTAGTAATCATGACTTCGCAAATTAAGCCGAAGTGAAAGTGGTGGTAGTTGGGAGAATGAGAGTACAACCAAGAAATCCAGAGTTAATTTGATGGATTTTGAAGAGATGTTACATTTAATGATAAGCAGTACTAACAGATCCGTGTGATATCTGATGATCTGCATAATAATTTAAGCTATTTAATGAACAAACTTTAAAGATTGCCCATAAAGGAAGTTTCATTTTTCTGGCTAatgattataagaaaattagagGTGACAGCTGGTTTAGAGGAGAACtaaattcaaactttcaaattttcaaaatttattattaaatttcaaGATTAACGTGGTCAAAATATTagtaaaagagtaattctatacctagttatatttttatttataaaatttattttgttaatttttttaaaaaaattaaattttgaattttgaatttcatgatTATACATAtggagaagtaaattttttgtaaatgtatttaacattttcctatAATAGTCTGTAAAAGTAAAAAGAGTGGTGGGATAAAAAAACCCTATATGTTAATGAGTTTAGAAAGTTCTTAAAGAAGAACTTAAATCTATCtcactcatcattataatttttttaaatattaacataaaatataataagtaatttaattttttcaaattttaaaataataataatattaaaaaataatattctaacaatattttatcatctaaactcaactcaattcaacattcaaacactaaTGATTTTATATCTATTATCCTCACATGCATGCTTCTAAGAAAACAACGGATATGAATAGATATGCAGATCTTTAAGCTTTTAAAACTTGTGAGTTGAGAGGGAATGATGTAAACcagttattaaaatatataaacacgTAGAATTTGagcttctaaattttttttggttgggaGAGTAAGATTTAAGACAATTGCTAACGAACTAAAACAAACATGTAGACTTTAAACCTAAATTTGTGAGTTAGGGGAAAGTAATTAACTCCACAAGTGTAAAGCTTAATGCTTTTGaggttatatatttttgtaatagaagTTAGGCtaacatatacatacatacatacatacatacatatatatatatcaactgtGGTTCTTGAGGATCATTAGGTTCAATTGAACTTGACTCAAGtttagttaaataaatgaaGTTATAAGCTTGAACAATTTGTAcatcatcaaataaattaaagctTGTTATACAAACTTGGTTGGGTTTCTATTTAGActtgtaaaatatttgtataataacTCAACTTGATTTATGTAAACATATGTTTAAACTCGTTAAATTATAACTTCgtgattatattttgtattatatttagcatatctattaatatatatacacattaatttAATCTGCCGCCTCAAATGTACTGTTTGGTTTGATCGCTCggtgaattttttcttttacttaatgatgaaggaagtgattttaagtgtattggtatatattttttattttttaaatatttaaatatattttaaaaaatgtgaaaagaaaaatgaagaaaaaataaaaattcagaaaGTGAAGGGCAGTCAAACAGAGTAGCCGGACTCTATATATTATTGCTTGCCAAAGTTAGGAGTTGGTTTCATCAATTCTTCAATCAATTTGTTGTATattcttgtttgttttgggGTAATTTATTCGAGACTTTTATACATACTTCTGGTTTATATAATTGGGTCGAAAAGGATCAAAGCAAGAATGTTGGTGCTCGAGAAGCTAAGGCCGGGGAAAAATGCTTATGGTTGTAGAGGACTCGTTGAATTGGAACTTCTGGTTGGTTTGGTTTCATCTCATGTTGTGTCTTCGGGTAGGAAGAACTGCAAGAGCTCATTATGCGGGCCATCACTAAGGAAACTAGACTAGAGGCCGGAGCTGTGCCTGCACTTCATGACATAAGCCAAGCTGATTccaaatgattttttgtttcGCCTTTATAATTGGTGGCCAAGATTGACAGGGATGAaccgtctatatatatatatatatatatatatatatatatatatatatatttatataggcaAACTCATTAACAGTTTTAgcatttacaattatatatttacttcTGCACTGCATTTATCGTCTAAAAGAACTATTTTAAGTTGCGAACAAAAGGGATCTCTTGAATGAGACTTGCACTTACACACGCATGCATCTTCCTCATAATTCATCCATCTAGAAAATCTACCAATATCAGGTGTAATATATATGTCTTCGGCCTCCCAAATCCTTGAGGTACTTATCATGGCCCTCCGAGCCTGATCACACCGTAATATGCATGATTAGATTAGTTGTGATTCCAGCTGCTTACTGCTAACCCTCTTCGAGGTTAAATTGACTCTAAAGTGGCATAGATAGggttggaaaaaaaagagaataagcTAGCTACCATGTCATGTCAATTGTCACCCCGTAAAAAAGACGTAATGTGTTTGCGTAGTAGGTACTGGCGCTTCTTCTCAAAAGTCATTAATCAACCCATAAAAAAATGTGTAGTGAGTCTAGTATTATAGCATCAGTGGTCAAAAGTCATATATACTTGCTTAATATATTTGCTTTCTTGAGAGTTGAGATCATCATCTacattttattcattctttaGGTAATCTCTCTCCTCACGAGCCTGTTAGCTATAGCTACTGCTCTGTTCATAATCATGGGCATTTCATATgatctctttctttatttttttagcaaagGCAGGGTCTGAAACTAATGCTCCTGCTGGACTGTTAGGCAAATGCATAGTGGATTAAGACAAGTGAAGAACCCATttcgataaaaaaatatatatatatatatataataataatcctTTATTTGATCTAAAGGAGAGAGTTTGGAGAGGGAGAGTCGGGAAGATTCACCAAATTTGCATGTCTGTAAAGCCAACCAGTTATTGTAAAAGTAATTACTATTAGATGGATGCATGTATAATTAATAACAATCAGAATCGTGTCTCGAGAATGCCCCAAGCATGCATTGATCTCCTAGCCTAGCTAGGGtttatatttgcaatatattAATCCATGCTGCAGTAGTGGGGGAACCTCTATTCAGCTGTGTGGTATAATGCAAACCAACGCCCCATTACACACTAGCTGTGCAATGTGGGGCCGACATGTCTCCACTATGGCTTCACAGCCCAAAAGATCCACAGCCATTTTCAAGCCTTTAAAGTGAGATTCTTATGTGGAGTTTGTGATCTCCTTCCCCAACTTTTATCAGCAATAATAAATCGCCTAGTACTACAGCTTCCCCCCATGTCAGACCACTTTTTAAAGTTTCACATATCATGAGATGAGAACTAACGTTCGGGTTTTCTTTCTGGATTTGCAATTTATAGGACACACCCCTCCTGACCTACTTCTCCATTCGACATAAAGAAACAAAGTGGTGGAGGACCACTCATCAGTAATATTATTGGGAAATAAATCTGAGATCGAGGGCCAAGATCGAAGAAGTAATTtcagtaattaatttattattatgggAGAAGATAATTAAGCATCAGAGATCGAAGACGTAGATCAGATCGATCATCAGTACCTACTTCTGAAGCATTATTAATTCCTCTTCTAGCTAGTAtcagtatattataatatgaaactAATTCTAATAACGAGGTTGAGCTTCGAGCGGTTatagaaggaataaaaattTGTTATCAGTTGGGTCGACATACGTGCATAGACATAAAATGTGATTCTTTAATGGTTGTCTCGTGGATATTGTCTAGAAACTGTAAAGTTAATTGGTATCTTTGAGACTATTAGGATGCAAAAAATCTTTACAACATTTTAATATTCTacactttatattatttttaatttttattatttttttcttttatcaaatatttattatatgaataatgaatagaaaatttgaaataatttaaaaagaataaattcaaaaaaaaatttaaaaaaatttaaaataaaaaaaataaaaaaatatgaaatatggagtatggtggaagttgtgtagcaaaactcattagGATGAGTTAATGGAACTTTTGGCCGGTTTTGACTATTCtattaagcattttttttgtagagaaatgaataaaattgcGGATGCATTGGCCAAGGGGGTGCGTTGGGAGAAAATAAATTGTTCACGGATTGGAtacaatttcttcaaaaaattagaGGGCTGTATAGATTGGATATGATGGGTACGGCGTATGTTAGACGTAGTTGGTAATTGTATAGGTTTATTTTGGTGGGGTTGAGCTGAGTGTTTTTTTTAGGTTTCATTTGAGTTCTATGGCTTTTTGTAGACAAGGTTTTCTTTCGTCATAAgtaagattttttaataaagggaCGGAGGTGCCAcatttatatttagaaaaattctaaacataagcttCACACCCTGcatactcatttaaaaatatgttattttacttttttacccacataatgaaaattattctaaacatgtctgtaagtaaaataagataaaaaaataaaatgacatatttttaagtgaatttacagggtgtgaggcttatgagtagcactgctctttatttttattctttttttaaaaaaaaaaatggttttaagagtttttcaaaattgtcctaatgaaaagtaaaagattaaaataggtgcactattaattaaaaattaccaTATTAGGGCAGATATCAACGTTTGCATGCCATGATGACTGAGCTTCtatatgtatttttgttttagtttgagACGTACTCCTGAGGGGTCGATACATTATGTGGCCTCGAGAGGCATTGGGGTCCAGACTCCAAACTCTACAGCTACGTAATCCCTACCATAGACCGACTATGGGTGCCATAGCAAggaaataatattctttttccaCATGGACTGTTATATATACggaagtttttttaataatacacaACTTCTTCAATATTTAcgcattatgtttttttttgaatttttttttaaattctattttgagtttattctttataaattaattcaattattctattctttatttatatattaaatatttgatgaaataaaaaaataatacaaatttaaaaaaatataatatgcataggttgtgtagattttttcttaaaatatttgaaaaatataccaaaatcTTATTCCACGTTCTTCCAcctaattaatatgaaatttattacttttatccTTCTATTTGTATGCTTaaatatatgtgtatttaaataaaatgataaaaatgataaatcataagTTGGTTAGGTGGCTGTGTAGAGTGTAAGACTTTTTTATAGCATTTATCATGAATTATACCTAGTTCCGGTCCTAGGATGGGGACCCACACACACGtcatttggaaga carries:
- the LOC108998530 gene encoding uncharacterized protein LOC108998530 — its product is MGDKGDTSKKQPQQQPPPPQQKQQQISSSPKDPLEESTETRPHHHQQSPPVVATGASPFISAPLYPPTGATSSPFEQQFEVVNPKRPRYTGQWKLLPSPTSQPKQTQLAILSTESSPSPTCHATNPQTQQPHTTAASSSDTASSPPRSPLPSLSAASGQDTNKLSEGEQVHHQIRKGKYVSPVWKPNEMLWLARGWRIQYQGGSDVSGSSSRPEQLESGQTRGKTRADKDREVADFLQRHGINRDAKTAGTKWDNMLGEFRKVYEWERGGEREQVGKSYFRLSPYERKLHRLPASFDEEVFEELSQFMGSRMRTSQVSRGSLGIVGMDDSRSALSGARPLPPPPPFKEDELPSSARAKQLVISGGSEPLFHGTRGTLLGFEPSLEIVSASSSKELRRIGKIRMTWEESVSLWAEEGEHLRGRVRLQGSSFLKADELSFFDDVMVPSTMEAFEDGPLRGFSVDRFVSGQQIKVFGRRKSSPSTASSGLTERLPLPFTEPSIRSIQPWEFQDPSEYYVGCLRVPPPTLPNLFELSWHLQEPPPEELRFPLRRDVYRDLPQEKELFFTTSPELLDCRAITYDILSPIMRTNPTISVANATSRDTFIGLWDDCINRIVSKFCPVEMVVIRKPSSASEEMLQDQWPNVTGFVRNFCLWRGEEADQLRDGTLDPSSSVVEKLLWTYMDLPYILGYYAVGYLVTFCALSRGQDRIIRTDLFSLDLSSPVERLKALVPCYRVAGLLPLLAERCLNNMKNGGNYKLFAYSDFERVDMGNGIILEMTPNTVTRFFSSKRKWAAVKEIYDFLDHRIPHAEFIFRSSERDMALAFKPRGCKFKPANCDQLVEALKYVTKALVALHDLSFMHRDLGWDKVMRRNDRENEWFVCGFDEAVGAPQIYPHGVAVEAARVRNAPEMGRGLHGVKVDVWGVGYLIKTCGLTGVPKMLRELQNRCLDQNPEQRPTAADCYHHLLQLQSSLSAGGY